A window from Oncorhynchus mykiss isolate Arlee chromosome 9, USDA_OmykA_1.1, whole genome shotgun sequence encodes these proteins:
- the LOC110532520 gene encoding CDK5 and ABL1 enzyme substrate 2 isoform X2, with protein MRQYDTRGSRIMMICAKRSLCAAFSVLPYGERVHLSDPKLEAHKLQLSSGVASDLFPGLEGLGVELGAYGKTVSYAQFLFPTNALVRPKSSGALEPSTTQTPLSRYQCNGQKNYTTPSRLNSTIGQDLNIEDLADYDPYLLSDPQWPCGRHKRVLIFSSYVTTVIEYVKPSDLKKDMNETFKEKFPYIKLTLSKIRSLKWEMRAVGEECSLQPVTVAMAFVYFEKLVLQGRLNKQNRKLVSAACVLLAAKISSDLKKQEVRQLIDKLEERFRINRRELIPLEFPVLVALEMGLYLPDSKVMPHYRRLVQQG; from the exons ATGAGGCAGTACGACACAAGAGGCAGCAG GATCATGATGATTTGTGCCAAGCGGTCTCTATGTGCTGCTTTCTCAGTGCTGCCCTATGGAGAGCGTGTTCACCTCAG TGACCCAAAGTTGGAGGCGCACAAACTACAGCTGTCCTCTGGGGTGGCATCTGACCTGTTCCCTGGCCTGGAGGGCCTGGGGGTGGAGCTAGGTGCATATGGAAAG ACGGTATCGTACGCCCAGTTCCTTTTCCCCACTAATGCCCTGGTGAGACCGAAGAGCAGTGGAGCACTAGAGCCCAGCACAACACAGACCCCCCTGTCACGTTACCAATGCAACGGCCAGAAGAACTACACCACCCCGTCTCGCCTCAACAGCACCATAGGACAGGACCTGA ATATAGAAGACCTGGCAGACTATGATCCCTACCTACTCAGTGACCCTCAGTGGCCTTGCGGGAGACACAAGAGAGTTCTTATATTCTCATCATATGTG ACGACTGTTATTGAGTATGTAAAGCCGTCGGACCTGAAGAAAGACATGAATGAGACGTTTAAGGAGAAGTTCCCCTATATTAAACTGACCCTCAGCAAGATAAGAAG CCTGAAGTGGGAGATGCGTGCGGTGGGAGAGGAGTGCAGTTTGCAGCCGGTCACAGTGGCCATGGCATTTGTGTACTTTGAGAAACTGGTGCTGCAGGGCCGCCTGAACAAGCAGAATAGGAAGTTGGTGTCTGCAGCCTGCGTCCTACTGGCAGCCAAGATCAGCAGTGACCTGAAGAAGCAGGAGGTCCGACAGCTGATTGAC AAGCTGGAGGAGCGTTTTCGTATAAACCGCCGGGAGTTGATTCCATTGGAGTTCCCTGTCCTGGTTGCCTTGGAAATGGGGCTCTACCTCCCTGACAGCAAGGTTATGCCGCACTACCGCAGGCTGGTGCAGCAGGGCTAG
- the LOC110532520 gene encoding CDK5 and ABL1 enzyme substrate 2 isoform X1 — protein MATAVFGRQCTTGSNTAKSHKEHLRKGKDSRRRQAALLFLNNISLDGRPLYHLSNGNHGQRESAELRSRDATGAQATGHPLFSSSIYGTVSLVAPSLAGGAAPTVAGISGLSPVPPNLVMSTDTGSSTAVRCSEVFEGVDPMVPPDTPLSPTSGPQTFNPSAKSSFVPQTQNSVPGDTQRSRNHSGSPKPARVAKKVHFIKNMRQYDTRGSRIMMICAKRSLCAAFSVLPYGERVHLSDPKLEAHKLQLSSGVASDLFPGLEGLGVELGAYGKTVSYAQFLFPTNALVRPKSSGALEPSTTQTPLSRYQCNGQKNYTTPSRLNSTIGQDLNIEDLADYDPYLLSDPQWPCGRHKRVLIFSSYVTTVIEYVKPSDLKKDMNETFKEKFPYIKLTLSKIRSLKWEMRAVGEECSLQPVTVAMAFVYFEKLVLQGRLNKQNRKLVSAACVLLAAKISSDLKKQEVRQLIDKLEERFRINRRELIPLEFPVLVALEMGLYLPDSKVMPHYRRLVQQG, from the exons ATGGCGACTGCTGTTTTCGGTCGTCAATGTACAACAGGCAGTAATACTGCAAAATCACACAAAGAACACCTGCGAAAAGGTAAGGATTCACGACGGAGACAGGCGGCTCTTTTGTTCCTCAACAACATATCTTTAGACGGAAGGCCTTTGTATCATCTCAGCAATGGAAACCACGGTCAAAGGGAGTCCGCCGAGCTCCGAAGTCGAGACGCCACCGGGGCACAGGCGACTGGACACCCTCTTTTCTCATCGAGTATCTACGGAACCGTCTCCCTTGTGGCACCCTCCTTGGCCGGTGGCGCTGCTCCTACTGTGGCGGGGATCAGTGGACTGAGCCCAGTCCCTCCTAATTTGGTCATGTCTACAGACACGGGCTCAAGTACTGCTGTGCGGTGTAGTGAGGTGTTTGAGGGAGTTGACCCCATGGTCCCACCAGATACCCCTCTGTCCCCCACCTCTGGACCTCAGACATTCAATCCAAGTGCCAAATCATCATTTGTGCCCCAGACTCAGAATTCCGTTCCGGGGGATACACAAAG ATCACGGAATCATTCAGGCTCTCCAAAACCTGCAAGGGTGGCCAAGAAGGTCCACTTTATCAAGAATATGAGGCAGTACGACACAAGAGGCAGCAG GATCATGATGATTTGTGCCAAGCGGTCTCTATGTGCTGCTTTCTCAGTGCTGCCCTATGGAGAGCGTGTTCACCTCAG TGACCCAAAGTTGGAGGCGCACAAACTACAGCTGTCCTCTGGGGTGGCATCTGACCTGTTCCCTGGCCTGGAGGGCCTGGGGGTGGAGCTAGGTGCATATGGAAAG ACGGTATCGTACGCCCAGTTCCTTTTCCCCACTAATGCCCTGGTGAGACCGAAGAGCAGTGGAGCACTAGAGCCCAGCACAACACAGACCCCCCTGTCACGTTACCAATGCAACGGCCAGAAGAACTACACCACCCCGTCTCGCCTCAACAGCACCATAGGACAGGACCTGA ATATAGAAGACCTGGCAGACTATGATCCCTACCTACTCAGTGACCCTCAGTGGCCTTGCGGGAGACACAAGAGAGTTCTTATATTCTCATCATATGTG ACGACTGTTATTGAGTATGTAAAGCCGTCGGACCTGAAGAAAGACATGAATGAGACGTTTAAGGAGAAGTTCCCCTATATTAAACTGACCCTCAGCAAGATAAGAAG CCTGAAGTGGGAGATGCGTGCGGTGGGAGAGGAGTGCAGTTTGCAGCCGGTCACAGTGGCCATGGCATTTGTGTACTTTGAGAAACTGGTGCTGCAGGGCCGCCTGAACAAGCAGAATAGGAAGTTGGTGTCTGCAGCCTGCGTCCTACTGGCAGCCAAGATCAGCAGTGACCTGAAGAAGCAGGAGGTCCGACAGCTGATTGAC AAGCTGGAGGAGCGTTTTCGTATAAACCGCCGGGAGTTGATTCCATTGGAGTTCCCTGTCCTGGTTGCCTTGGAAATGGGGCTCTACCTCCCTGACAGCAAGGTTATGCCGCACTACCGCAGGCTGGTGCAGCAGGGCTAG
- the LOC110532521 gene encoding XK-related protein 7: MHAFTHIRDPLLPSIISPSPLPTLFSTTNMAAKSDGAPVSLRNDILPEGLPGSDQRSPQCHPDRKRYSLHDCSWTLCALLVFFSDGASDLWLAADYYLSRNYWWFALTLVFVIVPSVVVQVLSFRWFAYDYSDSNDSSTAAAAVAASGAESHFTTKDSDQTGAGRDAEFGKLPTTGTMGGARGCCRACMWLFQCFIHIFQLAQVWRYVHALYLGVQSRWRGDHERRHFYWRMMFESADISMLRLLESFLKSAPQLVLQLSIMVQASQVLPLQGLSASASLVSLSWMIASYQKVLRDSRDDKLPMSYKAVSVQILWHLFTIGARTMAFALFASVFQLYFGIFIVAHWCIMTFWIIQGETDFCMSKWEEVIYNMMVGIVYVFCWFSVRQGRTRCRMFIYSVVVLIENVALTTFWYVYRGPHTSDFSALIIVCMVASSYALGTFFMLVYYCLLHPDGHISGWLWGVPEEVSVESCLSPASSLPPDVVASPPRTLQRTKGGDREQMGGANADVFLVRTLKRGAKPNLPPLIPRTEGPVIRIDLPRKKYPAWDAHFIDRRLRKTILVLEAAAPVTPRIQYRCLGSAIEVMEYETTV; the protein is encoded by the exons atgcatgcattcacacacatacgcgaccccctcctcccttccatAATTTCCCCATCTCCCTTACCCACTCTCTTCTCTACAACAAACATGGCCGCTAAATCTGATGGTGCACCCGTCTCGTTGCGAAATGACATCCTGCCCGAGGGTCTGCCCGGTTCAGATCAACGTTCGCCTCAGTGCCACCCTGATAGGAAGCGCTACTCACTCCACGATTGCAGTTGGACGCTATGTGCTCTTTTGGTGTTCTTTTCGGACGGGGCCTCAGACCTGTGGCTGGCAGCGGATTACTACCTCAGCCGGAACTACTGGTGGTTTGCATTGACACTGGTCTTCGTGATCGTCCCATCTGTGGTGGTTCAGGTGCTGAGTTTTAGGTGGTTCGCCTATGATTATTCGGATAGCAACGACAGTAGCACAGCCGCAGCAGCGGTCGCAGCATCGGGCGCCGAGAGCCATTTCACCACCAAGGACAGCGATCAAACGGGCGCTGGCCGCGATGCTGAGTTCGGGAAATTGCCTACGACGGGCACTATGGGAGGAGCCCGGGGTTGCTGCAGAGCCTGTATGTGGCTCTTTCAATGCTTCATCCATATATTTCAGCTAGCACAGGTCTGGAG GTATGTCCATGCCCTGTACTTGGGGGTGCAGAGTCGCTGGCGTGGGGACCACGAGAGACGTCACTTCTACTGGCGCATGATGTTTGAGAGTGCTGACATCAGCATGCTGCGTCTGTTGGAGTCGTTCCTGAAGAGCGCCCCCCAGCTGGTCCTGCAGCTAAGCATCATGGTCCAGGCCAGCCAGGTCCTCCCGTTGCAGG gcCTCTCAGCCTCTGCCTCGCTGGTGTCCCTGTCCTGGATGATCGCCTCCTACCAGAAGGTTCTAAGGGACTCCCGGGACGATAAGCTGCCCATGTCCTACAAGGCCGTCAGTGTGCAAATCCTGTGGCACCTGTTTACCATCGGAGCCCGTACGATGGCCTTCGCCCTGTTCGCCTCCGTATTCCAGCTCTACTTCGGTATTTTCATCGTGGCCCATTGGTGCATCATGACATTCTGGATCATTCAAGGCGAAACAGACTTCTGCATGTCCAAATGGGAGGAGGTCATCTATAACATGATGGTCGGCATAGTGTATGTTTTCTGTTGGTTCAGCGTGAGGCAGGGACGCACACGCTGCCGTATGTTCATCTACAGTGTGGTTGTATTAATTGAGAATGTGGCACTCACCACATTCTGGTATGTGTACCGTGGCCCACATACCTCTGACTTCAGTGCCCTGATCATAGTGTGTATGGTGGCCAGTAGCTACGCTCTGGGCACCTTCTTTATGTTAGTCTACTACTGCCTGCTGCACCCTGACGGTCATATCTCAGGGTGGTTATGGGGGGTACCAGAGGAGGTATCAGTGGAGTCCTGCCTTTCCCcagcttcctctctccctccagatgtAGTGGCCAGCCCCCCCAGGACTCTGCAGAGGACTAAAGGGGGAGACCGTGAGCAGATGGGAGGGGCTAATGCAGACGTGTTTCTGGTGCGAACACTTAAAAGAGGAGCCAAGCCAAATCTCCCACCCCTCATCCCTAGGACAGAAGGGCCAGTCATCCGTATAGACTTGCCAAGGAAGAAGTACCCTGCCTGGGATGCCCACTTCATCGACCGCCGTCTGCGCAAAACCATTCTGGTGCTCGAGGCTGCTGCTCCGGTCACACCAAGGATCCAGTACCGCTGTCTGGGTTCAGCCATAGAGGTGATGGAGTATGAGACCACAGTGTGA
- the LOC118966080 gene encoding protein LKAAEAR1-like, protein MTDAPAKPHTVVCRNWRNATAAELREMCPQQKARYLAYEEPPKEAQGVMAVARQRVCARLTEWKGRQATVNAAQQSERARRYTIIGQLKAAEARNRVRLMRLRHQNIRTQDLSLMIACQPTAQRAVRLELLLPQETGLNAQDPFDKLQRKRVEQLLDKSWGTLERRW, encoded by the exons ATGACCGACGCACCAGCCAAGCCCCATACCGTCGTCTGCAGGAATTGGAGAAATGCTACAGCAGCGGAACTTCGGGAGATGTGCCCACAGCAAAAGGCCCGTTATTTGGCTTATGAGGAACCACCTAAGGAGGCGCAGGGTGTGATGGCTGTAGCGCGGCAGAGGGTGTGTGCCAGGCTGACAGAGTGGAAAGGCAGACAGGCCACTGTGAATGCTGCGCAACAGTCAGAAAGAGCTAGGAGATACACAATAATCGGCCAACTGAAGGCTGCAGAGGCGCGCAACAGGGTTCGCCTTATGAGGCTGCGTCACCAGAACATCAGG ACCCAAGATTTAAGTCTGATGATCGCCTGTCAGCCCACTGCTCAGAGGGCTGTACGGTTGGAGCTTTTACTGCCACAAGAGACAGGACTCAATGCTCAGGatccttttgacaaactccag AGGAAGAGGGTTGAGCAGCTACTGGATAAGAGCTGGGGAACTCTGGAAAGAAGGTGGTGA